The following is a genomic window from Spirochaetota bacterium.
TGAACCTCTCCAGATAGAACGTATCGTCATGGTAAAGGCTTCGGCCTATACGGGAGGCCGATGAGACGGCCGCCGCCAGTTCCGCCTCGTTAGAAGCGGGGTACACGCCCTTGCCTCCGCCCCCGGAGCAGGGTTTCACCATGACCGGGTATCCGATGCGGGACGCCTCTTGTCGGGCGGTTTTTATATCATCGCCATCAATAGTACCGGAACTTTCAAAAAGGGGAATGTCGTTCTGCCGCGCGAGGCGGCGCGCGTTCATCTTTTCACCCACGGAGCGCATGGTGTCGTAGCAGGGGCCCATGAAGATGATTTCACGGCCGTAGAGCGATGCCGCCGATTCCACGGTGCGCACAAAGGACATGTTTTCCGAGAGGAACCCGTAGCCGGAGTAGATGGCGTTCGCCTTGACAAGGAGCGCCGCCGCAATGACGACCGGAATTGATCCATAGTTGTCCGGATCGCCGATGAAGATCACTTCATCGGCGAACTCGTACCATGACTGGCCGCGGTCCGGATCGGTTACGATGGAGACCGACGGGATTCCCTCCTCATGGAGGGCCAGGAAAAAGCGCTTGGCGATCTCGGCACGGTTCGCGACCAGGACTTTCTGCAGGCGGTGATTTCTCGGACCCAGGGAGGAAGGGAAATCCGATTTTCTGTTTCCGGAGATATTGGGATTGATATCGTGAAGCATTGTCAAGGCTTCATCGATGCTGTTTTTTATCGAGGTGGTATCCATGGATGGTTTTTTTGCTGTTGTTTTATACTTAGTACTCTATCGTGTATTTGTAAAGCAATTTTGGTCCGGATTTGGACAATGAGCCCGGGATTAGGATGCTTAGATATCATCGGGAAAGAGAACTTCGCCGCGATAACCGCTTATGGATTCGCCACGGTCGCTTTTGATCCTGAGGGAACAATCACTGTTTATTCCGGATAAAATGCCATGTTCGAGGCTGTTATTAATGGCAAACCTGACCGGGGCGCCAATGGAATGGGAGGCCTCCACCCATTCCTCGATCATGCTTTCATCGAGGGGAACTTTGAAATCAGATAAGAGTTCCATGCAACGGTGATGGATGGCGCTGAACAGTTCCTCCAGCGGATAATCAGCGCCTGTTGCTGTTTTCAGTGACCCGGCCGTGGTCCTGATCTCTTCCGGGAAATTGGTGCGGTTCACATTGATGCCGATGCCGATGATGACCGTCGATTTTCCCGAACCGGGAACCATCTCGCAGAGGATCCCCCCGATCTTTTTCTCGCCGAGGCGGATATCGTTGGGCCACTTGAGGTTTAGCTCCGTGCCGCAGTACGGCGCCAGGGCACGGCGGACAGCCAGTCCCGCCAGAAGGGTGACGCAGGAACAGTCGGACATACCGCCTGGCGGCGTGAATACCATGGAAAAGGTGAGGTCAAGGCCGGGCACGGAGAGCCATGTCCGGTAAAACCGCCCCCTTCCATCGGTCTGTTCCCGGGCCACTACGGCGCAGAACTGACGGTCCCACAAATCAGGATGGCTCCTGATATAGGTGTTGGTTGAATCCACGGTATCAAGCCGTATGATGAGAGGGCCCTGTGTCACGGTATAACTATTTTTTCCTGGTGCCGCGGCGTTTCACCACATAGGAATAGAGCCACGCAAAGGCGAGGAGGAAGACGACGATCCCCCATATCCTGGTGTTTTCATTTTTGATAAGATAGATGCCTGCAATGGCGGCGAAAAGAAGGAGAAGTATGTTCCTGGCCTTCCTTAAAATATTGGATATCCTTACCGCGCCATCCTCCATTTTTTTTGCCGTTGCGTCGATGATCTTGTCGGCATCTACTTTGAATTTTTTCATGATGTTTCGTCCCGGTATCCTTGAAGGACATGAATATAGGGCGGATGGGACAATTCAATAAAAAAATGAGCGGTTAAGTAAATTGTCAGTTGCGGACGCCCGGCAGAGGTGTCGCATCGGCGGGGAATAAAAAGGGGGCGTCTCTATGAGACGCCCCCGGTCATGCGATTAAGCGATAAGGATTCAATACCCGTTATACTTTGGGAGGAATCCTCATGGCGTAGAAGGACCGCCATACGAAGATCAGGCCGATGATGAAGAACGGAATGGCTATGAAAATTGTCCAGTCCGTCGTTGCAGCCTTGATGGCGTGCAGCTTCATTTCGATGGCGATTTCGGTGGCCAGAAGGCCGAACAGGGTGGAGAACTTGATGATCGGGTTCATGGATACGGAAGAGGTATCCTTGAAGGGGTCACCGACCGTGTCGCCAACGACTGAAGCGGCGTGAAGCTCGGAGCCTTTTTCCTTCAGGTCGACTTCAACGACTTTCTTCGCGTTGTCCCAGGAGCCGCCGGCATTGGCCATGTAGATGGCTTCAAAGAGGCCGAATACGGCGATGGATACGAGATAGGCGACGAAGAAGTTCGGATCCACGAAGGCGAAGGCCAGGGTCAGGGTCATCAGGGCTATGAAGATGTTCCACATGCCTTTCTGGGCGTACTGGGTGCAGATCCTGACGACCGTTTTGGAGTCTTCAAGGTCGGCTTCAGCCTTGTCCAGGTTCAGGTTCTTCTTGATGAACTCGACCGCCCGGTACGCGCCGGTGGTGACCGCCTGCATGGAAGCGCCGGCGAACCAGAAGATGACCGCGCCGCCGCAGATGAATCCGAGTAAGACCGGTGCGTCGGTGAGGGAAAGCTTCAGGAATCCGACCTTCTTGAGGAGCAGGATGATCGCGAAGATCATGGTCGTTGCCCCGACAACCGCGGTACCGATAAGAACCGGTTTGGCGGTAGCTTTAAAGGTGTTGCCCGCGCCGTCATTGGCCTCGAGGAAGTGCTTGCCCAGCTCGAAATTGGGGTCAA
Proteins encoded in this region:
- a CDS encoding biotin--[acetyl-CoA-carboxylase] ligase; this encodes MTQGPLIIRLDTVDSTNTYIRSHPDLWDRQFCAVVAREQTDGRGRFYRTWLSVPGLDLTFSMVFTPPGGMSDCSCVTLLAGLAVRRALAPYCGTELNLKWPNDIRLGEKKIGGILCEMVPGSGKSTVIIGIGINVNRTNFPEEIRTTAGSLKTATGADYPLEELFSAIHHRCMELLSDFKVPLDESMIEEWVEASHSIGAPVRFAINNSLEHGILSGINSDCSLRIKSDRGESISGYRGEVLFPDDI